A stretch of Helicobacter pylori oki112 DNA encodes these proteins:
- the recR gene encoding recombination mediator RecR, whose amino-acid sequence MNTYKNSLNHFLNLVDCLEKIPNVGKKSAFKMAYHLGLENPYLALKITHALENALENLKTCASCNALSESEVCEICSDESRQNSQLCMVLHPRDVFILEDLKDFLGRYYVLNSIEEVDFNALEKRLIEENIKEIIFAFPPTLANDSLMLYIEDKLQHFHLTFTKIAQGVPTGVNFENIDSVSLSRAFNSRIKA is encoded by the coding sequence ATGAATACTTATAAAAACAGCTTGAATCACTTTTTAAATTTAGTGGATTGTTTAGAAAAAATCCCCAATGTGGGTAAAAAGTCCGCCTTTAAAATGGCATATCATTTGGGTTTGGAAAACCCCTATCTGGCGCTCAAAATCACGCACGCTTTAGAGAACGCCCTAGAAAACCTTAAAACATGCGCATCTTGTAACGCGCTCAGCGAGAGTGAGGTTTGTGAGATTTGTTCTGATGAGAGCCGGCAAAATTCTCAGCTTTGCATGGTTTTACACCCAAGAGATGTGTTTATTTTAGAAGACTTAAAGGATTTTTTAGGGCGCTATTATGTGTTAAACTCTATAGAAGAAGTGGATTTTAACGCCCTAGAAAAACGCCTGATTGAAGAAAACATTAAAGAAATCATTTTTGCTTTCCCTCCCACTTTGGCTAATGATTCTTTAATGCTTTATATTGAAGATAAATTACAGCATTTCCACCTCACTTTCACCAAAATCGCTCAAGGCGTGCCTACTGGAGTGAATTTTGAAAACATTGACTCCGTTTCGCTCTCAAGGGCGTTTAATTCAAGGATCAAAGCATGA
- the truD gene encoding tRNA pseudouridine(13) synthase TruD: MNLNFMPLLHAYNHASIDFHFNSSARDFCVHEVPLYEFSNTGEHAVIQVRKSGLSTLEMLQIFSQILGVKIAELGYAGLKDKNALTTQFISLPKKYAPLLEKNTSNFQEKNLKILSLNYHYNKIKLGHLKGNRFFMRFKKMTPLNAQKTEQVLEQIVRFGMPNYFGSQRFGKFNDNHQEGLKILQNQTKFARQKLNAFLISSYQSYLFNALLSKRLEISKIISSFSLKENLEFFKQKDLNVDSNTLKTLKNQAHPFKILEGDVMCHYPYGKFFDALKLEKESERFLKKEAAPTGLLDGKKALYAKNLSLEIEKEFQHNLLSSHAKTLGSRRFFWVFAENVTSQYIKEKAQFELGFYLPKGSYASALLKEIKHEKGENNDEF, from the coding sequence ATGAATTTAAACTTTATGCCCCTATTGCATGCTTATAACCATGCGAGCATTGATTTTCATTTCAATTCTAGTGCTAGGGATTTTTGCGTGCATGAAGTGCCTTTGTATGAATTTAGCAACACAGGCGAACATGCCGTTATTCAAGTGAGAAAAAGCGGTTTAAGCACTTTAGAAATGCTTCAAATTTTTTCTCAAATTTTAGGGGTAAAAATCGCTGAATTGGGTTATGCGGGCTTGAAAGATAAAAACGCACTGACGACTCAATTCATCTCACTCCCTAAAAAATACGCCCCTTTATTAGAAAAAAACACGAGCAACTTTCAAGAAAAAAACCTTAAAATCCTGTCTTTGAACTACCATTATAATAAAATCAAATTAGGGCATTTAAAGGGGAATCGCTTTTTTATGCGTTTTAAAAAAATGACCCCCCTAAACGCTCAAAAAACGGAGCAGGTTTTAGAACAAATCGTGCGGTTTGGCATGCCTAATTATTTTGGATCGCAGCGCTTTGGGAAGTTCAATGACAACCACCAAGAGGGTTTAAAAATCTTACAAAATCAAACGAAATTCGCCCGTCAAAAATTAAACGCTTTTTTAATTTCAAGCTATCAAAGTTATTTGTTTAACGCGCTTTTAAGCAAACGATTAGAAATCAGTAAAATCATTAGCTCTTTTAGCCTAAAAGAAAATTTGGAATTTTTTAAACAAAAAGATTTAAATGTTGATTCAAACACTCTAAAAACCCTTAAAAACCAAGCCCACCCCTTTAAAATCTTAGAAGGCGATGTGATGTGCCATTACCCTTATGGGAAGTTTTTTGACGCTTTAAAATTAGAAAAAGAAAGCGAAAGGTTTTTGAAAAAAGAAGCTGCGCCTACAGGGTTATTAGACGGCAAAAAAGCTCTTTATGCAAAAAATTTGAGTTTAGAAATTGAAAAAGAATTCCAGCATAACCTTTTAAGTAGCCATGCTAAAACGCTAGGCTCTAGGCGGTTTTTTTGGGTGTTTGCAGAAAATGTAACTTCTCAATATATCAAAGAAAAAGCGCAATTTGAATTGGGATTTTACTTGCCTAAAGGGAGTTATGCGAGTGCGTTGCTCAAAGAAATCAAGCATGAGAAAGGAGAAAATAATGACGAATTTTGA
- a CDS encoding 2-hydroxymuconate tautomerase family protein: protein MPFINIKLVPENGGPTNEQKQQLIEGVSDLMVKVLNKNKASVVVIIDEVDSNNYGLGGESVHHLRQKN from the coding sequence ATGCCGTTTATCAATATCAAACTTGTGCCAGAAAATGGAGGGCCAACAAACGAGCAAAAACAGCAATTGATTGAAGGGGTTTCAGATTTGATGGTTAAGGTGTTAAACAAAAATAAGGCTTCTGTTGTGGTCATTATAGATGAGGTGGATTCTAATAATTATGGTCTTGGGGGCGAGAGCGTCCATCATTTGAGGCAAAAAAACTAA
- a CDS encoding polyprenyl synthetase family protein, protein MNNPNLSFYYNECERFESFLNHHHLHLESFHPYLEKAFFEMVLNGGKRFRPKLFLAVLCSLVGQKDYSNQQTEYFKIALSIECLHTYSLIHDDLPCMDNAALRRNHPTLHAKYDETTAVLIGDALNTYSFELLSSSLLESHIIVELIKILSVNGGIKGMVLGQALDCYFENTPLNLEQLTFLHEHKTAKLISASLMMGLVASGIKDEELFKWLQAFGLKTGLCFQVLDDIIDVTQDEEESGKTTHLDGVKNSFVNLLGLEKANDYAQTLKTEVLNDLNLLKPAYPLLQENLNALLNTLFKGKT, encoded by the coding sequence ATGAATAACCCTAATTTATCCTTTTACTATAATGAATGCGAGCGTTTTGAAAGCTTTTTAAACCACCATCATTTACACCTTGAAAGCTTCCACCCTTATTTGGAAAAAGCCTTTTTTGAAATGGTGCTTAATGGGGGTAAAAGGTTCCGCCCTAAGCTTTTTTTAGCCGTGCTTTGCTCTTTAGTGGGTCAAAAAGATTATTCTAACCAACAAACAGAATATTTTAAAATCGCTTTAAGCATTGAATGCTTGCACACCTATTCGCTCATCCATGACGATTTACCATGCATGGATAACGCCGCTTTAAGGAGAAACCACCCCACTTTACACGCTAAATACGATGAAACCACAGCCGTTTTAATCGGCGATGCGCTCAACACTTACTCTTTTGAATTGCTTTCAAGCTCTTTACTAGAAAGCCATATTATTGTGGAATTGATCAAAATCTTAAGCGTTAATGGGGGGATTAAAGGCATGGTTTTAGGGCAGGCTTTGGATTGCTATTTTGAAAACACGCCCTTAAATTTAGAACAGCTCACTTTCTTACACGAGCATAAAACCGCTAAATTGATTAGCGCGAGCTTGATGATGGGGCTTGTTGCGAGCGGTATTAAAGATGAAGAGCTTTTTAAATGGCTTCAGGCTTTCGGGTTAAAAACGGGTCTTTGTTTTCAAGTGTTAGATGATATTATAGATGTTACGCAAGATGAAGAAGAAAGCGGTAAAACCACTCATTTAGACGGCGTTAAAAACAGCTTTGTGAATTTATTGGGGCTAGAAAAGGCGAATGATTACGCTCAAACTTTAAAAACAGAAGTTTTAAACGATTTAAACCTATTAAAACCCGCTTATCCTTTATTGCAAGAAAATTTGAACGCATTATTGAACACTCTATTTAAAGGCAAGACATGA
- the folE gene encoding GTP cyclohydrolase I FolE — protein sequence MENFFNQFFENIGEDKNREGLKETPKRVQELWKFLYKGYKEDPKVALKSAYFQGVCDEMIVAQNIDFYSTCEHHLLPFLGNISLGYIPKEKIVGISTIAKLIEIYSRRLQIQERLTTQIAETFDEIIEPRGVIVVCEAKHLCMSMQGVQKQNAIIKTSALRGLFKKDPKTRAEFMQLLKS from the coding sequence ATGGAAAATTTTTTCAACCAGTTTTTTGAAAATATCGGCGAAGATAAAAACAGAGAGGGCTTGAAAGAGACGCCTAAAAGGGTTCAAGAATTATGGAAATTCTTGTATAAAGGCTATAAAGAAGATCCTAAAGTGGCTTTAAAAAGCGCGTATTTCCAAGGCGTTTGCGATGAAATGATAGTGGCTCAAAACATTGATTTTTACTCCACTTGCGAACACCATTTGCTCCCTTTTTTGGGGAATATCAGTTTAGGATACATTCCTAAAGAAAAGATTGTAGGCATCAGCACGATCGCTAAACTCATTGAAATTTATAGCAGACGCTTGCAAATCCAAGAAAGGCTGACCACCCAAATTGCCGAGACCTTTGATGAAATCATAGAGCCAAGGGGCGTGATCGTGGTTTGTGAAGCCAAGCATTTGTGCATGAGCATGCAAGGGGTGCAAAAGCAAAATGCGATCATTAAAACAAGTGCTCTAAGAGGCCTCTTTAAAAAAGACCCTAAAACCAGAGCTGAATTTATGCAACTCTTAAAATCTTAG
- the surE gene encoding 5'/3'-nucleotidase SurE: MKKILLTNDDGYHAKGIKALEQALGEMAEIYVVAPKHEKSACSQCITITAPLRAEKIKGKEGRHYRIDDGTPSDCVYLAINELFKHVSFDLVISGINLGSNMGEDTIYSGTVAGAIEGTIQGVPSIAISQILSNKNKNTPLSFDLAQKIIQDLVQNIFTKGYPLKGRKLLNVNVPNCSLQEYKGECITPKGYRLYKKEVHKRTDPKNESYFWLGLHPLEWQKRENEDRLSDFDAIASNLASITPLNLDLTSYDDLKNLESWHKGMLK; encoded by the coding sequence ATGAAAAAAATTTTACTCACCAACGATGATGGCTACCATGCAAAAGGCATTAAAGCTTTAGAACAAGCTTTAGGAGAAATGGCAGAAATTTATGTGGTCGCCCCTAAGCATGAAAAAAGCGCATGCTCGCAATGCATCACCATCACTGCACCTTTAAGAGCGGAGAAAATTAAGGGCAAAGAAGGCAGGCATTATAGGATTGATGATGGCACGCCAAGCGATTGCGTGTATCTAGCGATCAATGAGCTTTTCAAACATGTCTCTTTTGATTTAGTGATTTCAGGGATCAATCTTGGATCTAACATGGGCGAAGACACGATTTATTCGGGAACGGTGGCTGGAGCGATTGAAGGCACCATTCAGGGCGTGCCTTCCATTGCGATTTCTCAAATCCTTTCTAACAAAAACAAAAACACGCCCCTAAGTTTTGATCTGGCTCAAAAGATCATCCAGGATTTAGTCCAAAACATCTTCACCAAAGGCTACCCTTTAAAAGGGCGCAAACTCCTAAATGTGAATGTCCCTAATTGCTCCTTACAAGAATATAAGGGCGAATGCATCACCCCTAAAGGCTATAGGCTGTATAAAAAAGAAGTGCATAAGCGCACAGACCCCAAAAACGAAAGCTATTTTTGGCTAGGGTTACACCCTTTAGAATGGCAAAAGCGCGAAAATGAAGACAGACTCTCTGATTTTGACGCTATTGCTTCAAACCTTGCTTCTATCACGCCTTTAAATTTAGACTTAACCAGTTATGATGATTTGAAAAATTTGGAATCTTGGCATAAGGGAATGTTAAAGTGA
- the htpX gene encoding zinc metalloprotease HtpX, protein MRKEKIMTNFEKIIAQNRLKTNAVLATYCVIFAFIGLLVDAIRINANDLGIALFKLMTFQIFPAITMIMFLVAFVIIVVCIQNFSSIMLSGDEYKLIDPSKVLSSKENQIHRLLLELLEEAKLHFEPKLYIIKAPYMNAFASGWNESNSLIALTSALIERLDRDELKAVIAHELSHIRHNDIRLTMCVGILSNIMLLAANFSVYFFMGNRKNSGANLARMILLVLQIVLPFLTLLLQMYLSRTREYMADSGAAFLMHDNKPMIRALQKISNDYANNDYKGIDQNSTRSAAYLFNAEMFSTHPSIKNRIQSLSRRFV, encoded by the coding sequence ATGAGAAAGGAGAAAATAATGACGAATTTTGAAAAGATTATCGCACAAAACAGGCTCAAAACGAACGCGGTTTTAGCGACTTATTGCGTGATTTTTGCTTTTATCGGGTTGTTGGTGGATGCTATTAGAATCAACGCTAATGATTTGGGCATAGCCCTTTTTAAACTCATGACTTTTCAAATTTTTCCTGCAATCACCATGATTATGTTTTTAGTGGCTTTTGTCATTATTGTTGTTTGTATCCAAAATTTTAGCTCCATCATGTTAAGCGGTGATGAATACAAGCTTATTGATCCAAGCAAGGTTTTAAGCTCTAAAGAAAACCAAATCCATCGCCTTTTGTTAGAGCTTTTAGAAGAGGCTAAGCTTCATTTTGAGCCTAAGCTTTATATCATTAAAGCCCCTTACATGAACGCTTTTGCGAGCGGGTGGAATGAATCCAATTCCCTTATCGCTCTTACAAGCGCTTTAATAGAGAGGTTGGATAGAGATGAATTAAAAGCCGTGATCGCTCATGAGCTCAGCCACATCAGGCACAACGACATTCGCTTGACCATGTGCGTGGGGATTTTAAGCAATATCATGCTGTTAGCGGCTAATTTTAGCGTGTATTTTTTCATGGGGAATCGCAAGAATAGCGGGGCGAATTTAGCCCGAATGATTTTATTAGTTTTACAGATCGTTTTGCCTTTTTTAACGCTCCTTTTGCAAATGTATTTGAGCCGCACACGAGAATACATGGCCGATAGCGGGGCGGCGTTTTTAATGCATGACAATAAGCCCATGATTAGAGCCTTACAAAAAATTTCTAACGACTATGCGAACAACGATTACAAGGGCATAGATCAGAACTCCACCCGATCGGCGGCTTATCTTTTTAACGCTGAAATGTTTAGCACCCACCCTAGCATTAAAAATCGTATCCAATCTTTATCAAGGCGTTTTGTTTAA
- the hopJ gene encoding Hop family outer membrane protein HopJ/HopK, which yields MQKALLHSSFFLPLFLSYCIAEENGAYASVGFEYSISHAVEHNNPFLNQERIQIISNAQNQIYKLNQVKNEITNMQNTFNYINNALKNHAKLTPTEMQAEQYYLQSTLQNIEKIVTLSGGVASNPKLAQALEKIQEPTTNPLEFEENLKNLELQFSQSQNRMLSSLSSQIAAISNSLNALDLNSYSKNISSMYGVTLNVGYKHFFTKKKNQGFRYYLFYDYGYTNFGFVGNGFDGLGKMNNHLYGLGIDYLFNFIDNSQKHSSVGFYAGFALAGSSWVGSGLSMWVNETDFINNYLTNYQAKMHTSFFQIPLNFGVRVNVNRHNGFEMGLKIPLAVNSFYETHGKGLNTSLFFKRLVVFNVSYVYSF from the coding sequence ATGCAAAAAGCCTTATTACATTCATCATTCTTTTTACCTTTATTTTTATCTTATTGTATCGCTGAAGAAAATGGGGCGTATGCGAGCGTGGGTTTTGAATATTCCATTAGTCATGCCGTTGAGCATAATAACCCCTTTTTGAATCAAGAACGCATCCAAATCATTTCTAACGCTCAAAACCAAATCTATAAACTCAATCAAGTTAAAAATGAAATCACAAACATGCAAAACACCTTTAATTACATCAACAACGCTTTAAAAAACCATGCTAAATTAACCCCCACTGAAATGCAAGCCGAACAATACTACCTCCAATCCACCCTTCAAAACATTGAAAAAATCGTCACGCTTAGCGGTGGCGTTGCATCTAACCCTAAACTAGCCCAAGCGTTAGAAAAAATACAAGAACCCACCACTAACCCTTTAGAATTTGAAGAAAACTTAAAAAATTTAGAATTGCAATTTTCTCAATCTCAAAACCGTATGCTTTCTTCTTTATCTTCTCAAATCGCTGCAATTTCAAATTCCCTAAACGCGCTTGATCTTAACTCTTATTCTAAAAACATTTCAAGCATGTATGGGGTAACTTTGAATGTGGGTTATAAGCATTTCTTCACCAAGAAAAAAAATCAAGGGTTTCGCTATTATTTGTTCTATGACTATGGTTACACTAATTTTGGTTTTGTGGGCAACGGCTTTGATGGTTTAGGCAAAATGAATAACCACCTCTATGGGCTTGGGATAGACTATCTTTTCAATTTCATTGATAATTCGCAAAAACATTCTAGCGTGGGTTTTTATGCGGGCTTTGCTTTAGCGGGGAGTTCGTGGGTAGGGAGTGGTTTGAGCATGTGGGTGAATGAAACGGATTTTATCAACAATTACTTGACCAATTATCAAGCTAAAATGCACACGAGTTTTTTCCAGATCCCTTTGAATTTTGGGGTTCGTGTGAATGTCAATAGGCATAACGGCTTTGAAATGGGCTTGAAAATCCCTTTAGCGGTGAATTCCTTTTATGAAACGCATGGTAAAGGGCTAAACACTTCCCTCTTTTTTAAACGCCTTGTGGTGTTTAATGTGAGTTATGTTTATAGTTTTTAG